The Prevotella fusca JCM 17724 genome includes a window with the following:
- a CDS encoding peptidase associated/transthyretin-like domain-containing protein: MLHSQAVSAQVYTGKVVGEESKALPGVSVILLHGKKSVVFTKTDASGLFRIAKNDNTEVDSIRFSQMGYEKLICPLSGFKDGQTIILSRKAYQLKEVKVKPQKIRQTGDTLNYLVSQFMQKQDRSIADVLAKMPGITVAPTGQISYNGTPINKFYIEGIDLSGGKYAMLSENLDARKVKKVQVMENHQPVRALRDIKFSEQAAVNIVLRDDVKNTWQGIAHIGAGASLQHPGHGLYDEKLMGMFFARKKQSVSMYKSTNTGNDIEHEITDIEKLTGDRGDVDGLVSLSSVKNPKLNRNRYTFNDTHLFATNWCFVTPKKDNLRLQATSLFNRSRYQQYAQTIYNNVVGDSMVVEEQRQRSYRREYTAEMSYQINRDKSFVENTLKGFLDFNSGVGDALFNGHQIRQFVQPRKMSVSNRTKAIINIKDKNSITLNGFLSYNYLPEELLLVNGKTEKIYQKELKGEVSASFRHRVGHIYLSYLVGGKALLQNLSVSNYLTADSLREDRYGCHNLFLSPQLSYKSKDCNLNVGLRINEYYISNSAIHQSKVTIEPNLHFGWELNGRTEWTLGYGYHWIPVQLNSSTMLPVFSSYRTFFQGKNELEATRNHSILSALRYKDIVKGWFANASVSYLTVLDSRMLRGKLLDGVYYSSFTNLYTHSHLLRTSEEVTKSFDWASLMLTLRLSQVWNYYSMLIGNTPKPFVTRNYTTYMGLSMRPLRWFSLEASGNLLESQFRSRERNMLSSKPIRLFTESLSLFFFLDKWQFSYMGEFYHNKDIASSFTHFSNISVSYQKKNYEFSLQLSNLFGMREYRQRMITTTSFAYTETMLRPKEVLAKIIFSL; the protein is encoded by the coding sequence TTGCTTCATTCACAGGCAGTATCTGCACAGGTCTATACGGGTAAGGTAGTTGGTGAGGAAAGCAAAGCCTTGCCGGGAGTCTCTGTCATATTGCTGCATGGAAAAAAGTCGGTAGTGTTTACGAAAACGGACGCAAGTGGTTTGTTTCGCATAGCAAAGAATGATAATACCGAGGTTGACTCTATACGCTTTTCGCAGATGGGCTATGAAAAACTTATATGTCCGCTATCCGGTTTTAAGGATGGGCAGACTATTATTCTCAGTAGAAAGGCGTATCAGCTGAAAGAAGTAAAGGTGAAACCGCAGAAGATAAGGCAGACGGGTGATACACTTAACTATCTCGTCAGCCAGTTCATGCAGAAACAGGACAGGAGTATTGCGGACGTCCTCGCAAAGATGCCCGGTATTACAGTTGCTCCTACAGGACAGATAAGTTATAACGGTACTCCGATTAACAAGTTCTATATTGAGGGGATTGACCTCAGTGGAGGCAAGTATGCAATGCTGAGTGAGAATCTGGATGCAAGGAAGGTAAAAAAGGTGCAGGTGATGGAGAATCATCAGCCTGTCAGGGCATTGCGTGATATAAAGTTCAGTGAGCAGGCTGCTGTGAATATAGTTCTGCGTGATGATGTAAAGAACACGTGGCAAGGGATTGCACATATAGGGGCTGGTGCATCGTTGCAGCATCCCGGGCATGGCTTGTATGATGAGAAGCTGATGGGGATGTTCTTTGCGCGGAAGAAGCAGAGTGTGTCAATGTATAAGTCAACTAATACTGGAAATGATATAGAACATGAGATCACAGATATAGAAAAACTAACAGGTGATAGGGGAGATGTTGACGGCTTAGTCTCACTATCGTCAGTTAAAAACCCAAAGTTAAACCGTAATCGTTATACTTTCAATGATACACATCTCTTTGCAACCAACTGGTGTTTCGTGACACCGAAGAAGGATAATTTACGTCTTCAGGCTACATCGCTTTTCAATCGTTCCAGATACCAGCAGTATGCACAGACTATATATAATAATGTAGTGGGCGACTCTATGGTTGTGGAGGAACAGAGGCAGCGCAGTTATCGGAGGGAGTACACAGCAGAGATGAGTTATCAGATAAATCGTGACAAATCATTTGTAGAAAACACATTGAAAGGATTTCTTGATTTCAATTCAGGTGTAGGGGATGCCTTGTTCAATGGGCACCAGATACGGCAGTTTGTACAGCCTCGGAAGATGTCAGTCAGCAATAGGACCAAGGCTATAATTAACATAAAAGACAAGAACAGTATTACCTTAAACGGCTTCCTGTCCTATAATTATCTGCCGGAAGAGTTGCTGCTTGTTAACGGAAAAACGGAGAAGATATATCAGAAGGAACTGAAAGGTGAGGTCTCTGCCTCTTTCAGACATAGGGTGGGGCATATCTACCTTTCGTACCTTGTTGGTGGCAAGGCTCTGTTGCAGAATCTTTCTGTCTCAAACTACCTGACTGCTGACAGTCTTCGGGAAGATAGGTATGGGTGTCATAATCTCTTTCTTTCCCCACAGCTTAGTTACAAGTCGAAGGACTGTAATCTCAATGTTGGTCTGAGGATTAATGAGTATTACATATCTAATTCAGCAATACATCAGAGCAAGGTAACCATAGAACCCAACCTGCACTTTGGCTGGGAACTTAACGGTAGAACGGAGTGGACGCTTGGTTATGGCTATCACTGGATACCTGTGCAGCTCAATTCATCTACAATGCTACCTGTATTCAGCAGTTACAGAACGTTTTTCCAAGGGAAGAATGAATTGGAAGCTACACGGAATCACAGCATCCTTTCGGCATTGAGGTATAAAGACATTGTCAAGGGATGGTTTGCCAACGCATCTGTTTCTTATCTGACGGTATTGGATAGCCGGATGCTAAGAGGCAAACTGTTGGACGGTGTTTATTACTCTTCATTCACTAACCTATATACTCATTCTCACCTGTTGAGAACCAGTGAGGAAGTTACCAAATCATTTGACTGGGCTTCACTGATGTTAACGCTAAGACTTTCACAGGTGTGGAATTATTATTCGATGTTGATTGGAAACACGCCTAAACCGTTTGTTACCCGTAACTATACAACTTATATGGGACTTTCTATGCGACCGTTGCGCTGGTTTAGTCTTGAGGCATCCGGCAATCTTTTAGAAAGTCAGTTCAGAAGTAGAGAACGGAACATGCTGTCATCTAAACCGATTCGCTTATTCACGGAGAGTTTGTCGTTGTTCTTCTTCCTTGACAAATGGCAGTTCAGCTATATGGGCGAGTTCTATCATAATAAGGATATAGCATCATCTTTCACGCACTTCTCTAATATTTCTGTATCTTATCAAAAGAAGAACTATGAGTTTTCTTTGCAGCTTAGCAATCTGTTTGGTATGAGGGAATACAGGCAGAGGATGATTACGACAACATCATTTGCTTATACCGAGACGATGCTGCGTCCTAAGGAAGTCCTTGCTAAAATCATTTTTAGCTTATAG
- a CDS encoding GLPGLI family protein — translation MNSFKSCFVLFLMLLSSCLCYADNRHSLNLRITYDFAYKQCYGRATLTDRLSLDILDDQSVCFSLKNRRQNQITDSLADLGFRDYEDYSAEKKKQGVYGNSVTWQVLKNFPERGRQTVTWYTLKNFKVEELSSVINWTLLEGDTVVAGYECQKAETTFKGRKWTAWYTLDIPLDNGPWKLGGLPGLILLAKESEGIFRFECIGIEPGKAGPVSLPKKSFENCSSKELNALMKLSYEDDATFSGKMLGCQCVAYDKNGRRIDSSKNHAALLEKKE, via the coding sequence ATGAATAGTTTTAAGAGTTGCTTTGTCCTGTTTCTTATGCTATTGTCCTCTTGTCTTTGTTATGCAGATAACCGGCACAGTCTGAATCTTCGTATTACATACGATTTTGCTTATAAGCAGTGCTATGGCAGGGCAACCTTGACGGATCGTTTAAGTTTGGATATTCTTGATGACCAGTCTGTCTGTTTCAGCCTCAAGAACAGACGACAAAATCAAATCACGGATAGTCTGGCTGACTTAGGCTTCAGGGATTATGAAGACTACAGCGCAGAGAAGAAAAAGCAAGGTGTTTACGGTAATAGCGTGACTTGGCAGGTTTTGAAGAACTTTCCCGAACGAGGCAGGCAGACGGTGACATGGTACACATTAAAAAACTTCAAGGTAGAGGAGCTCAGTTCCGTCATCAACTGGACGTTGCTGGAAGGCGATACGGTCGTAGCCGGTTATGAATGTCAGAAGGCGGAGACAACCTTCAAGGGACGTAAGTGGACGGCTTGGTACACCTTGGATATTCCCCTTGACAATGGTCCCTGGAAGCTGGGCGGACTGCCGGGTTTGATATTGCTGGCAAAAGAGTCGGAAGGTATTTTCCGTTTCGAGTGTATCGGTATAGAGCCGGGGAAGGCGGGACCGGTCAGCTTGCCGAAGAAGTCTTTTGAAAATTGTTCGTCCAAAGAGCTTAATGCCTTGATGAAGCTGTCGTATGAAGACGATGCAACTTTCTCTGGAAAGATGTTGGGATGTCAGTGTGTGGCGTACGACAAGAACGGCAGACGGATAGATAGTTCTAAGAACCATGCAGCGTTACTTGAAAAGAAAGAATAG
- a CDS encoding Lrp/AsnC family transcriptional regulator has translation MAHRSLDRLDKKILQLISEDARIPFLEVARACNVSGAAIHQRIQKLTNLGVLKGSQFVIDPERIGYETCAFIGLNLKNPEKFDDVVEALRQIPEVVECHYTTGEYDLFLKMYAYNNHHLMSVIHDKLMPLGLSRSESSISYNAVIDRALPIEGMKVADTVLDDDDED, from the coding sequence ATGGCACATAGAAGTTTAGATCGTCTTGACAAGAAGATTCTGCAGCTCATTTCCGAGGATGCACGAATCCCATTCCTTGAGGTTGCACGTGCATGCAATGTCAGCGGCGCAGCTATCCATCAGCGTATCCAGAAGCTGACCAATCTTGGAGTCCTGAAAGGTTCCCAGTTTGTTATTGACCCTGAGCGCATCGGCTACGAGACTTGCGCTTTCATTGGCTTGAACCTCAAGAATCCAGAGAAGTTCGATGATGTTGTTGAGGCTTTGCGCCAAATCCCGGAGGTTGTAGAGTGTCACTATACCACAGGTGAATATGACCTCTTCCTGAAGATGTACGCATACAACAACCATCATCTGATGTCTGTCATCCATGACAAGTTGATGCCGCTCGGTCTGTCACGTAGCGAGAGCTCCATCTCTTACAATGCTGTCATCGACCGTGCCCTGCCGATTGAAGGCATGAAGGTAGCTGACACGGTGCTGGATGACGACGACGAGGATTAG
- a CDS encoding ExbD/TolR family protein has protein sequence MRLYRGRNHDIPALNTASLPDLIFSILFFFMLVVHMRKTTVHVKCQVPMATELSRLYNKSNVQYIYIGLPVNNLGQVKGEKMVVQLNDNLTTIPEIKKYLIQLSAALPPEQRRQLSVSIKADRHADMGTIMDLKQALREANVLNVNFTAVMSKDSKLE, from the coding sequence ATGAGACTCTATCGTGGCAGAAATCATGACATACCGGCATTGAACACAGCTTCCTTGCCCGACCTTATCTTTTCCATCCTCTTCTTCTTCATGCTGGTTGTCCACATGCGGAAGACAACGGTGCACGTGAAGTGCCAGGTGCCGATGGCAACCGAGCTGTCACGCCTGTACAACAAATCAAACGTGCAGTATATCTATATCGGTCTTCCTGTCAACAACCTCGGACAGGTGAAGGGGGAGAAGATGGTTGTCCAGCTGAATGATAACCTCACCACGATTCCCGAGATAAAGAAGTATCTGATACAACTCTCTGCAGCATTGCCTCCCGAACAGCGGCGGCAGCTCAGCGTAAGCATCAAGGCAGACCGCCATGCGGATATGGGTACGATTATGGATCTCAAACAGGCGTTGAGAGAGGCTAATGTGTTGAATGTCAACTTTACAGCTGTAATGAGTAAGGATAGCAAGCTGGAGTAG
- a CDS encoding ExbD/TolR family protein, with the protein MRFRRRDRRKVPGLNTTSTADISFMLLILFLVASSMDLDKGLSRQLPPVDKKNTPPAAVDSKRVVRLGIDAENKVMLDGKAVTLKEVRQRATQFIKTNGKGHIIQLQSDRKASYDTYLHVQNQLVAAYNTVRNQRSLALFGKTFEQCSHEQQVRIAEEVPMRISEVYTIASVDSTEKGGRE; encoded by the coding sequence ATGAGGTTTCGCAGAAGAGACAGGCGTAAAGTCCCGGGACTGAACACGACGTCAACAGCTGACATTTCGTTCATGCTGTTGATACTCTTCCTTGTGGCTTCTTCCATGGACCTTGACAAGGGACTGTCAAGGCAGCTTCCGCCTGTCGACAAGAAGAATACACCACCTGCTGCCGTTGACAGCAAGAGGGTGGTGCGTCTTGGCATTGATGCGGAAAATAAGGTGATGCTTGACGGCAAGGCTGTGACACTGAAGGAGGTCCGACAGCGTGCAACGCAGTTCATAAAGACCAACGGGAAGGGGCACATCATACAGTTGCAGAGTGACCGTAAGGCTTCTTATGACACCTATCTCCATGTGCAGAACCAGTTGGTTGCAGCTTATAATACCGTGCGCAACCAGCGTTCACTTGCCCTTTTCGGCAAGACTTTTGAACAGTGCAGCCATGAACAGCAGGTGCGGATAGCTGAAGAAGTGCCCATGCGCATTTCTGAAGTATATACAATTGCCAGTGTTGACAGTACTGAGAAAGGGGGCAGGGAATGA
- a CDS encoding MotA/TolQ/ExbB proton channel family protein, whose amino-acid sequence MRKLIALFAIITTLTFSCLTTVSAQAPAGSGVAASADTLSDEALDATGVADAAVAKAPAAKDTGFHQSLKRKFIEGNAGFMSLVALALVLGLAFCIERIIYLSLSEIDAKRFVGKLEDMIAAGEIEQAKSLSRETRGPVASICYQGLLRIDDSIENIERSVTSYGSVQSANLEKGCSWITLFIAMAPSLGFLGTVIGMVMAFDQIQEAGDISPTIVAAGMKVALITTIFGIIVALVLQVFYNYILSKIEHITAQMEESAISLLDAIMKFKLKGDA is encoded by the coding sequence ATGAGGAAATTAATTGCTTTGTTTGCAATCATAACAACTCTCACTTTCTCTTGCTTAACAACTGTTTCAGCTCAGGCGCCTGCTGGTTCTGGCGTTGCTGCGTCTGCCGATACGCTGTCGGATGAGGCATTGGATGCTACGGGCGTGGCCGATGCGGCTGTTGCGAAAGCACCTGCTGCAAAGGATACGGGCTTTCATCAGTCGTTGAAGCGTAAGTTTATCGAGGGTAATGCAGGATTCATGTCGCTTGTGGCATTGGCATTGGTGCTGGGTCTGGCGTTCTGCATTGAGCGCATCATCTATCTGAGTCTGTCGGAGATTGACGCCAAACGCTTCGTGGGCAAGCTGGAGGATATGATTGCTGCAGGCGAAATTGAGCAGGCGAAGTCGCTGAGCCGTGAGACACGCGGACCGGTGGCATCCATCTGTTACCAGGGATTGCTGCGTATAGATGACTCTATTGAGAATATCGAGCGGAGCGTTACATCCTACGGCAGTGTGCAGAGTGCCAATCTTGAGAAGGGCTGTTCGTGGATTACGCTCTTCATCGCCATGGCACCGTCGCTCGGTTTCCTTGGAACGGTAATCGGTATGGTGATGGCATTCGACCAGATTCAGGAGGCTGGTGACATCAGTCCGACGATTGTGGCTGCGGGAATGAAGGTGGCACTGATTACGACTATCTTCGGTATCATCGTAGCCCTTGTTTTGCAGGTGTTCTACAACTATATCCTCTCAAAGATTGAGCATATCACGGCACAGATGGAGGAGTCAGCCATCTCGCTGCTGGACGCGATAATGAAGTTTAAGCTGAAAGGCGATGCATAG
- a CDS encoding HDIG domain-containing metalloprotein: protein MNYQAIINKFYPEDNALRHILLVHSRSVADKALAIADRHPELSLDRQFIEEAAMLHDIGIIRCNAPGIECFGSEPYICHGRIGAEMLRAEGFPRHARVCERHTGAGITRSQIIAQRLPLPEQDFLPETMEEKVICYADKFFSKTHLDREKTVEQAVASLAKFGEEGLARFREWVEIFNPQPVISHGCP from the coding sequence ATGAATTATCAGGCAATCATCAATAAGTTTTACCCCGAGGACAATGCCCTGCGCCATATTCTCCTCGTCCACAGCCGTTCCGTGGCTGACAAAGCCCTTGCTATTGCTGACCGACATCCCGAACTTTCGCTTGACCGTCAGTTCATTGAGGAGGCAGCCATGCTGCACGACATCGGTATCATCCGCTGCAATGCACCCGGCATAGAATGCTTTGGCAGCGAACCTTACATCTGTCACGGGCGCATCGGTGCCGAGATGCTGCGTGCGGAGGGCTTCCCCCGTCATGCCCGTGTCTGCGAGCGCCATACCGGTGCAGGCATCACCCGCAGTCAGATTATAGCCCAGCGGCTTCCTCTTCCCGAGCAGGATTTCCTGCCTGAAACGATGGAGGAGAAGGTTATCTGTTACGCTGACAAGTTCTTCTCCAAGACGCATCTTGACCGTGAAAAGACGGTGGAACAGGCTGTTGCAAGTCTTGCAAAGTTCGGTGAGGAAGGGCTTGCCCGTTTTCGTGAGTGGGTGGAAATCTTTAACCCCCAACCGGTGATTAGCCATGGATGTCCATGA
- a CDS encoding biotin/lipoyl-binding protein produces the protein MGKKIQFSLIYRDMWQSSGKFQPRKDQLVRIAPIFIEMGCFARVETNGGAFEQVNLLAGENPNESVRAYTKILHEAGIKTHMLDRGLNALRMYPVPDDVRALMYRVKHAQGVDITRLFDGLNDIRNIAPALKWAKEAGMTPQGTLCITTSPVHTIEYYCKLADEEIAAGAEELCLKDMAGIGQPAFLGELTRRIKEKHPDVILEYHGHSGPGLSMASMLEVAKNGMDILDVAIEPLSWGKVHPDVISVQSMLKNAGFDVPEINMDAYMKARAMTQEFIDEWLGYFINPQNKYMSSLLLGCGLPGGMMGSMMADLGGIRATINNLRKKKGEAELSVDDMLIKLFDEVAYVWPRVGYPPLVTPFSQYTKNIALMNLLTLEQGKGRFVMMDDSMWGMILGKSGRVPGEICQELKDLAKQKGLEFTDADPHTLLPNALDDFRKEMDENGWDYGQDDEELFELAMHPEQYRNYKSGQAKKNFLADLQAAKDAKLGAKVSPEEAAAFKHAKADAIVSPVKGQLFWEFQGDGEAAPAIEPFIGKEYKEGDVFCYVQAPWGEIVTVPAALGGKLVEINAKQGAKVNKGDVIAYIERAHEE, from the coding sequence ATGGGAAAGAAAATTCAGTTCAGTCTCATTTACCGAGACATGTGGCAGAGCTCTGGTAAGTTCCAGCCACGTAAGGATCAGTTGGTACGCATCGCACCTATCTTCATCGAGATGGGCTGTTTCGCACGTGTGGAGACCAACGGTGGTGCTTTTGAGCAGGTAAATCTACTGGCAGGTGAGAACCCTAACGAGTCAGTACGTGCCTACACCAAGATTCTGCATGAGGCTGGTATCAAGACACACATGCTTGACCGTGGTCTGAACGCGCTGCGTATGTATCCTGTTCCTGATGATGTCCGTGCACTGATGTATCGTGTGAAGCACGCACAGGGTGTGGATATTACCCGTCTCTTCGACGGTCTGAACGACATCCGCAATATAGCTCCTGCATTGAAGTGGGCGAAGGAAGCCGGTATGACTCCACAGGGTACGCTCTGTATCACTACCTCTCCTGTACACACCATCGAGTACTACTGCAAGCTGGCTGACGAGGAAATCGCTGCTGGTGCAGAGGAACTCTGTCTGAAGGATATGGCTGGTATCGGCCAGCCGGCATTCCTCGGTGAGCTGACCCGTCGCATCAAGGAGAAGCACCCGGACGTGATTCTGGAGTATCATGGTCACTCTGGTCCGGGCTTGTCAATGGCTTCCATGCTCGAAGTTGCCAAGAACGGCATGGATATTCTTGATGTTGCCATCGAGCCGTTGTCATGGGGTAAGGTCCATCCTGACGTTATCTCCGTGCAGAGCATGCTGAAGAACGCTGGCTTTGATGTGCCGGAAATCAACATGGATGCTTACATGAAGGCACGTGCCATGACCCAGGAATTCATTGACGAGTGGCTCGGTTACTTCATTAACCCGCAGAACAAGTACATGAGCTCACTGCTCTTAGGCTGCGGTCTGCCAGGTGGCATGATGGGTTCAATGATGGCCGACCTCGGTGGTATCCGTGCAACCATCAATAACCTCCGCAAGAAGAAGGGAGAGGCAGAGCTTTCAGTTGACGATATGCTTATCAAATTGTTCGATGAAGTGGCATACGTATGGCCACGCGTCGGCTATCCTCCATTGGTAACCCCGTTCTCACAGTACACCAAGAACATTGCCCTCATGAACCTCCTCACCCTTGAGCAGGGTAAGGGTCGCTTCGTGATGATGGACGACTCTATGTGGGGTATGATTCTCGGAAAGAGTGGTCGTGTGCCGGGTGAGATTTGTCAGGAGCTGAAAGACCTTGCCAAGCAGAAGGGGCTTGAGTTCACTGATGCTGACCCTCACACCTTGCTGCCTAACGCACTCGACGACTTCCGCAAGGAAATGGATGAGAACGGATGGGATTACGGACAGGATGATGAGGAACTCTTCGAGCTGGCTATGCACCCGGAGCAGTACCGCAACTATAAGAGCGGACAGGCTAAAAAGAACTTCCTTGCTGACCTTCAGGCTGCAAAAGATGCCAAGCTCGGTGCAAAGGTTAGTCCGGAGGAGGCTGCGGCATTCAAGCATGCCAAGGCTGATGCCATCGTGTCACCTGTCAAGGGGCAGCTCTTCTGGGAGTTCCAGGGTGACGGTGAGGCAGCTCCTGCTATCGAGCCGTTCATCGGTAAGGAGTACAAGGAGGGTGACGTGTTCTGCTACGTTCAGGCTCCTTGGGGTGAAATCGTCACAGTTCCTGCTGCCCTCGGCGGCAAGTTGGTTGAAATCAACGCCAAGCAGGGTGCTAAGGTGAACAAGGGTGACGTCATCGCTTACATCGAGAGAGCACACGAAGAATAA
- a CDS encoding MFS transporter translates to MTDKIQTSLRDSAAMRWTALLLLSLAMFCAYIFVDILSPIKELMQEQRGWDSTAFGTMQGSETFLNVFVFFLIFAGIILDKMGVRFTAILSGAVMLAGALIKYYAVSDGFAGSALDVWFTNNLNHIPVFEQLGVSPFYEGMPASAKVAACGFMIFGCGVEMAGITVSRGIVKWFKGREMALAMGSEMALARLGVATCMIFSPFFAKLGGDINVSRSVAFGVVLICIALMMFIVYFFMDKKLDSQTGEAEEKDDPFKISDLGKILSSMGFWLVALLCVLYYSAIFPFQKYAVNMLQCNLTFHELPADSFWASSSVTIVQYVIMLVVAATAFMFNFMKKKSLKNSMLLLSVVSLVVYCYMGYMRQSAESIFAVFPLLAVGITPILGSYVDHKGKAASMLVLGSLLLILCHLTFAFVLPQFKSSQVGGVVVAYVTILVLGASFSLVPASLWPSVPKLVDAKIIGSAYALIFWIQNIGLWLFPLLIGKVLDKTNVGVTDPTQLNYTAPLVMLAGLGVIALIIGLALKVVDKKRHLGLEEPNIKE, encoded by the coding sequence ATGACTGATAAAATTCAAACATCATTGAGAGATTCAGCTGCAATGCGCTGGACGGCTCTCCTCCTTTTGTCCCTGGCAATGTTCTGTGCCTACATCTTTGTTGACATCCTTTCTCCAATCAAGGAGTTGATGCAGGAGCAGAGAGGATGGGACTCAACAGCATTCGGAACCATGCAGGGTTCAGAGACATTCCTGAATGTCTTTGTGTTCTTTCTCATCTTTGCAGGTATTATTCTTGACAAGATGGGCGTCCGTTTCACTGCTATCTTGTCTGGTGCAGTGATGTTAGCTGGTGCTTTAATCAAGTACTATGCTGTCAGCGACGGCTTTGCTGGTAGTGCACTTGACGTATGGTTCACTAATAACCTCAACCACATTCCAGTCTTCGAGCAGTTGGGCGTATCTCCTTTCTATGAGGGTATGCCGGCATCTGCAAAGGTAGCAGCCTGCGGTTTCATGATCTTCGGTTGTGGCGTTGAGATGGCTGGTATCACCGTTTCCCGTGGTATCGTAAAGTGGTTCAAGGGTCGTGAGATGGCATTGGCAATGGGTTCAGAGATGGCTTTGGCTCGTCTTGGCGTTGCTACTTGTATGATTTTCTCACCATTCTTTGCTAAGCTCGGTGGTGATATTAATGTTTCTCGTTCTGTAGCCTTTGGTGTAGTACTTATCTGTATTGCATTGATGATGTTCATTGTTTACTTCTTCATGGATAAGAAGCTCGACTCACAGACAGGTGAGGCAGAGGAGAAAGACGATCCGTTTAAGATCAGTGACCTCGGTAAGATTCTCTCAAGTATGGGTTTCTGGCTCGTTGCGTTGCTCTGTGTACTTTATTACTCTGCTATCTTCCCATTCCAGAAGTATGCTGTAAATATGCTCCAGTGTAACCTTACGTTCCACGAACTTCCTGCAGATTCATTCTGGGCATCATCAAGTGTGACAATCGTTCAGTACGTTATCATGCTCGTTGTAGCTGCAACAGCCTTCATGTTCAACTTCATGAAAAAGAAGAGCTTGAAAAACTCAATGCTGCTGTTGTCTGTTGTGAGCCTTGTTGTTTACTGCTACATGGGTTATATGCGTCAGTCAGCAGAGTCCATCTTTGCTGTATTCCCATTGCTCGCAGTAGGCATCACTCCTATCCTCGGCAGCTATGTTGACCATAAGGGTAAGGCAGCCTCTATGCTCGTGTTGGGTTCATTGCTTCTGATTCTCTGTCACCTCACCTTTGCCTTTGTACTTCCACAGTTCAAGTCAAGTCAGGTAGGTGGTGTTGTCGTGGCTTATGTAACCATCCTTGTTCTCGGTGCTTCCTTCTCACTTGTGCCAGCATCATTGTGGCCAAGTGTTCCAAAACTCGTGGATGCAAAGATCATCGGTTCTGCTTACGCACTTATCTTCTGGATTCAGAACATCGGTCTGTGGTTGTTCCCGTTGCTCATAGGAAAGGTGCTCGACAAGACAAACGTTGGTGTTACCGACCCGACACAGCTCAACTATACAGCTCCGCTGGTTATGCTTGCTGGTTTGGGTGTGATAGCCCTTATTATTGGTCTTGCTTTGAAGGTGGTTGACAAGAAACGTCACCTCGGTTTGGAAGAGCCGAATATTAAGGAGTAA